The Tautonia plasticadhaerens nucleotide sequence GACTGGTCCCCGGACGGCCGCCGGATCGCCTTCCACGCCAACCCCGACTTCAACTATCGGCGTTCCCAGATGTTCGCCCTGGAGGCCCGGGACGGCCGACGGACGCTGACCCCGCTCGGTCCGGGGGACAGCCCCAATTACTCCCCGGACGGGACCCTGATCGCCTTCGCCCAGTGGCACGGCTCCGGCCCCGATCCCGGCGTCTGGCTGATGGACGCCGAAGGCGGCGACCGCCGCCGCGTGTCCGACGTCGGCGCCCCGTACTGGTCCCCCTCGGGCGAAAAACTCCTGATCCACGACTTCTCCGACCCCACCTCGAGCCGCATCAAGGACCTCGCCACCCGGCATGAGGAGGTGGTCCGGGTCGCCGGGTTCGAGTTCGTCTCCTGGCCGAGCTGGGTCGACGAGCGGACGCTGGTGGCCCCCATCAGCACCGGCAAATCGTCGGCCGACGATCGGCTGGTCCTGCTGGACATCTCCAACCCGTCCCATGCCGAGATCACCCGGGTGCTCTGCGAGCGTGGCCCCGATCAGGACGTCGTCCCCCGATGGCCCCTGAAGCGGGCTTCGATGGAGGAATACCTCTTCGTCGGCGTGGAGGGGTCGACGCCGGGGGACCGGGGCGACCTCCGGAACCTCTACCGACTGTCGCCCGACCGGCCCGACCGGGCCGTCCCGGTGCAGGACCAGGGCCATCGAGACCTGCTCGGCGGACTTTCCTTCTCCCCCGACGGGCGCTACCTCCTCTTCAACGCCAACCGGCCCGATCGCCGATAGCGGGCGGCGCGAGGGCGGTCCCCCCGGGCGCTCGGCCGGTTGATTTGCGGGGGCCTCGCCGGTAGCTTCGGTGGTCTCGATCGAAGACCCCCACCGAAGCCCCCGACCCGAGGGACCGAACGACCATGGGAGCCGACGCCCGGATCCAGGAACTGAAGCTGGAGCTGCCCCCCGCCCCCAAGCCGGTCGCCACGTACGTGACCGCCCTCCGGCAGGGGGACCTGCTGTACGTCTCGGGGCACGGCCCGCTCAAGGCCGACGGGACGCTGATCACCGGCAAGGTCGGCGCCGAGCTGGACCTGGAGGCCGGCAGGGCCGCCGCCCGGCAGGTCGGCCTGGCGATCCTGGCCACGTTGAAGTCGCACCTCGGCTCGCTCGACAAGGTGACGCGGCTGGTCAAGTCGCTCGGCCTGGTCAACTGCACCGCCGAGTTCGCCCAGCAGCCGCAGGTCATCAACGGCTACTCCGACCTGATGAAGGAGGTCTTCGGCGACCTCGGCGTCGGCACCCGGAGCGCCGTCGGCACCAACGCCCTGCCGGGGAACATCGCCGTCGAGATCGAGGCCATCTTCCAGGTGGCCGACTGACCCGCCCCGGTCGCCCGACGGGCCCGAGGTGCCCGACTCCGACCCGCTCCCCCGCGCGGGGGAGAGGGCGGGCGAAGCCCGGGTGAGGGGGGCTCGGACGGTTCGCAAGGCCAGGAGGTCGCTCGAAGACCCCTCATCCCGACCCTCTCCCCGCAGGCGGAGAGAGGGGGTCGGATTTGCGCCCCAAACCCCGGACGGCTGCCCGGGGGCCAGCAAGGGGCCTGGGTCGAGCCGGCAGGCCGCACGGAGGACGTGTCCTGCCGCCGAGACGCCGCACCGATCGATCGATGCTATGTCAAATTGTTGAGAAAGTCCCATGAACGACCCCCGGGAATTCCAGTACGTCATCCTCGACTACAACGGCGTCAGCTGGCTCGTCCGCGACAATGCCACCGAGCGGGGCCCCGGCCTCCCCTCGCTGCTGGCCGACGGCTGGAAGCCGGTCCGGGAGACGCCCTTCCACAGCGAAAGCTCGGTGACGCCCTACGTCCTGATCCTGCTCGAACGCGACCACAAGGACCGCGGCAGCGGCTTCGGCTTCGCCTGAACCGTCGCCCGGATCAGTCCGATGGGTCGGGAGGCGATCCGATGCGACGACTCCTCCGCTGGCGCGTGGTCACGATCATGGCGATCATCGCCGTCATCGCCCTCCTCCTCGCGGGGTATCGCACCGCGGCCGTGCGGCGCCACTTCTTCAGGATGAGTTCGATCAATTACGAGATCGATTGCCAGCGAATGCGGCTCGAGATCCTGAAGCTCGATACCCGGGCCCGCAGGTCGGAGGCCGATCCGACGATCGACCCCGGACTGGACGAATTGGCTGCATTGCTCCGGGCCATGGGAGTCGACCCCGGTGACGATCCTCGGGGCGCCTACGCCAGCCTTCTCGACCGGCACCTCTCCTTGGTCGCCTCATACAACGAGGCGGCCCGGTCACGCCTCGCCTGGCTCCGATTCGAACCCGTCAATCGTTCATGCGGGTGTCGATTTTGCGATTTCGTCGCCGGAAGACGCTACCCGATGTGGTGGGATCGCCGTGAACGCCGCTAATCGACTCGACGGCCGCTCCTGCCTGATCGTCGGCGGCACCGGCGGCATCGGCCTGGCCACCGCCTCCCGGTTCCTGGCCGAGGGGGCCCGCGTGGTCGTCTCGGGCCGGACGGGCGACGAGGTCCGGGCCGCCCGGGGACACCTCGCCCCCCTCGGCCCGGCCTGGGCAGAGGAGGCCGAGACCTCGGACGGAGACGCCGTCTCCTCGCTGTTCGACCGCGCGATCGACCGCCTCGGCGGCCGGCTCGACGTGCTGGTGCACGTGGCGGGGATCAGCGGACGCCGATATGGCGATGGGCCGCTGCACGAGTGCTCCGAAGCCGGCTGGGACGCCGTGATGGGCGTCAACGCCCGGGGCGTCTTCCTCACCAACCGGGAGGCGGCCCGTCGGATGCTCGCGCAGGGTCCCGACGAGGTCGGCCTGAGGGGCACCGTCCTCAACCTCGGCTCGGTCACCGCCTGGTCCTTCTCCCCCGAGTTCTTCGGCACCTACGCCTACGCCGCGAGCAAGGCGGCCGTGCACGCCATGACCCTTCAGGCCGCCAGCCGGTACGCCGCCGACCGGATCCGGTTCAACGCCGTGGCCCCCGCGCTGGTCGAGACGCCGATGTCGGCCCGGGCCTGCCAGGACCCGGCCATCCGGGCCTACCTCGCCACCAAGCAGCCGATCGCCGGGGCCCCGGGCACCCCCGACGACGTGGCCGAGGCGATCCTCTACCTCTGCGAGCCGGCCTCCCGGTTCGTCACCGGCGTGGTGCTGGCCGTCGACGGCGGCTGGTGCGTCTCCGAGGGGCAGCACCCGAGCGATGACGGAACGGACGGATGAACCGATGAGCGAATCCCCCCGAGACCCCCTCTCCCAGTACCTCGACGCCGCCCGGTCGGCCCTGGACGCGATCGAGGCCACCCAGCTCGGGCCGATCCGGGAGGCCGCCCGGCGGTTCGCCGACGCCATCCTGGCCGACCGCCTCGTGCACGTCTTCGGCACCGGCCACTCCCGGATGGCCGTCGAGGAGCTGTTCCCGCGCTACGGCTCGTTCCCGGGCTTCCACCCGATCGTCGAGCTGTCGATGACCTTCCACAACCCCGTGGTCGGCGCCAACGGCCAGCGGCAGGCGATGTTCCTGGAGAACGTCCAGGGCTTCGGCCCGGTCCTCTGGCGGAACTTCGTCACGGATCCGCGCGACTGCCTGCTCGCCATCTCCACCAGCGGCTGCAACGCCGTGACGATCGACGTGGCCCTGGAGGCGAGGCGCCTGGGCATGGCGGTGGTGGCCCTGACCTCGGTGGCGCACAGCGAGGCCTCCACGTCCCGGCATTCGTCCGGCGAGAAGCTGCACGAGGTGGCCGACCTCGTCCTCGACCAGAAGGCCCCCGCCGGCGACTCCGCCGTCTGGATCGAGGGCCTCCCGACGCCGGTCTCGCCCATCTCCTCGGTCAGCGGCTGCACGATCATCAACCTGATCAAGGCCGAGGTCGCCCGCCTGCTCACCGCCGCCGGCCGGCCGCCGAAGGTCCTCACCGCCTCCTGCCACGTCGGCGCCGATCGGGCCCGGGAGCTGTTCGAGCAGACCTACGACGACTACCGGAGGCGCGTGGGGGTGCTCTACCGATAGGCGGTCCATCCGGGACGATCCCCGACGAGTGCAGTCGTCTCCGACCCTCGCCCCCGTCCTCGGGGGAGAGGGTGGGCGCAGCCCGGGTGAGGAGGGATCGGACATGTCACCAGGCTCCGCGTCCCCGACGCCGACCCCTCACCCCGGCCCTCTCCCCGCGAGCGGGGAGAGGGGGAGATATTCCGACCCTCGCCCCCGTCTGCGGGGGAGAGGGTGGGCGCAGCCCGGGTGAGGGGGGATCGGGCGACGCGCAGGGCGTGGCGATCCATCGAAGGCCCCTCACCCCAGCCCTCTCCCCGCTGGAGGGGAGAGGGGGAGGGAACCGATCCGTCCATCGGTCGGGCGGATGGGCCAGGACGATGGTGGCCGGCCTCGACCGGCTCCGCGCCTCGCCTCTGTCGTCCGCCCATCGCCCTCCCTTCCCGATCGCCCGGGAACTTTTTGTGAGTAAACCTGCCGATTTTCACGACAGTATTGGATAGGAAGCGGGCGCGGGCCCGGCGGATGATCGCCGGGCCCGGGCCGTCGCGACGGCGAGGGAGCGATTCGGATCCCACTCGAATCGCGGAGCGTCCCCCGATCGGCGTCGGAGCCGGGACCGGGGGGAGGATCGACGGCCGACCGGAATCGGCGACCCCACCCGGGCCGAGCGAGGAGCGACTCCCTCGCGCCCGACCGATCGTCCCACGCCCGACCGGCCCCCGGCCACGAGTCGCCCCCAATGAGTCGCCCCCGCCCCGGCAAGTCGCAATCGCAGTCGCAGTCGCACCCGGACCATGCCCAGCCGGTCGCCCCGGTC carries:
- a CDS encoding RidA family protein; the encoded protein is MGADARIQELKLELPPAPKPVATYVTALRQGDLLYVSGHGPLKADGTLITGKVGAELDLEAGRAAARQVGLAILATLKSHLGSLDKVTRLVKSLGLVNCTAEFAQQPQVINGYSDLMKEVFGDLGVGTRSAVGTNALPGNIAVEIEAIFQVAD
- a CDS encoding sugar isomerase domain-containing protein translates to MSESPRDPLSQYLDAARSALDAIEATQLGPIREAARRFADAILADRLVHVFGTGHSRMAVEELFPRYGSFPGFHPIVELSMTFHNPVVGANGQRQAMFLENVQGFGPVLWRNFVTDPRDCLLAISTSGCNAVTIDVALEARRLGMAVVALTSVAHSEASTSRHSSGEKLHEVADLVLDQKAPAGDSAVWIEGLPTPVSPISSVSGCTIINLIKAEVARLLTAAGRPPKVLTASCHVGADRARELFEQTYDDYRRRVGVLYR
- a CDS encoding SDR family NAD(P)-dependent oxidoreductase; amino-acid sequence: MNAANRLDGRSCLIVGGTGGIGLATASRFLAEGARVVVSGRTGDEVRAARGHLAPLGPAWAEEAETSDGDAVSSLFDRAIDRLGGRLDVLVHVAGISGRRYGDGPLHECSEAGWDAVMGVNARGVFLTNREAARRMLAQGPDEVGLRGTVLNLGSVTAWSFSPEFFGTYAYAASKAAVHAMTLQAASRYAADRIRFNAVAPALVETPMSARACQDPAIRAYLATKQPIAGAPGTPDDVAEAILYLCEPASRFVTGVVLAVDGGWCVSEGQHPSDDGTDG